In the genome of Anaerohalosphaeraceae bacterium, one region contains:
- a CDS encoding RHS repeat-associated core domain-containing protein, protein MQSYADTPYRPRVSDCQLPIFNFRLCRRWDGTTQLYYSRMRDYSPQLGRFLQPDPAGYIDGMNLYAYVGNNPLNWLDPWGLWTVGAHRRLGRYGTGSGKFDYARLDLDYDARNTKYTYRHYRDLLSAIQDAKEAAGRGDAKAFEYHVHEVQDYYSHRGAGITVVKHILQGKRPDIPDTPEKRRMYEAADRRTRRLEDYWDKYNPPTESEESKSSAIPEGDNL, encoded by the coding sequence GTGCAAAGTTATGCAGATACTCCGTACAGGCCGAGGGTTTCAGATTGCCAATTGCCGATTTTCAATTTTCGATTGTGCCGCCGGTGGGACGGTACGACTCAGTTGTATTATTCCCGGATGCGAGACTACTCGCCGCAGCTGGGCCGATTCCTCCAGCCCGACCCGGCCGGGTATATCGACGGGATGAACCTGTATGCCTATGTCGGCAACAATCCGCTCAATTGGCTCGACCCGTGGGGGCTGTGGACAGTAGGAGCCCATCGCCGGTTGGGAAGATATGGAACCGGCAGCGGCAAGTTTGATTATGCTCGTTTAGATTTGGATTATGATGCAAGAAACACAAAATACACTTATAGGCACTATCGAGATCTTTTATCTGCAATCCAGGATGCAAAAGAGGCGGCCGGACGTGGAGATGCAAAGGCCTTTGAATATCATGTGCACGAAGTCCAAGATTACTATTCCCACAGAGGAGCAGGGATTACTGTTGTTAAGCATATCCTACAAGGAAAGAGGCCTGATATCCCAGATACGCCTGAGAAACGAAGAATGTATGAAGCGGCCGACCGTAGGACAAGGAGATTGGAGGACTACTGGGATAAATATAACCCACCAACCGAATCAGAAGAGTCAAAATCTTCCGCGATTCCTGAGGGAGATAATTTGTAA